A DNA window from Pseudomonas tohonis contains the following coding sequences:
- a CDS encoding ImmA/IrrE family metallo-endopeptidase translates to MLEVSKFRHGAIYPPGDTISDVLLEKGIGFSDFAEMLGGSQGYVDSLIKGDVRITEQLASRLSEVLGASPGFWLRREQQYVDFLEVMNQPLSEDDSQWLAELPVSSMQKYGWIPKTRSPARNLINCLSFFDVNNVAAWREIYRSTPDLAKFRTSQAFSPQLGAVAAWIKQCETEAEFLDCAQWDRERFLSSLSEIRRLTLEDDPSVFLPELQRICAQCGVAVVIARTPSGCQASGATKFLSADKALLMLSFRYLSDDHFWFTFFHEAGHLILHGEDSVFVEGADVVSDDRENEANTFSQNFLIPPEYAAELPSLKNNLRAIIRFSRKLGVSPGIVVGQLQHQGIIKPNHMQNLKIRYRWQGTD, encoded by the coding sequence ATGCTTGAAGTCTCAAAGTTTAGGCATGGAGCCATATATCCACCTGGTGACACTATCTCAGACGTTTTATTAGAGAAGGGGATTGGCTTTTCTGATTTTGCAGAGATGTTAGGTGGGAGTCAAGGATATGTAGACTCTTTAATTAAGGGAGATGTGCGAATAACTGAGCAGTTAGCTTCGCGGCTTTCTGAAGTCCTAGGAGCCTCTCCGGGGTTTTGGTTAAGAAGAGAGCAGCAGTACGTCGATTTTTTAGAGGTAATGAATCAGCCGCTTTCTGAAGATGATAGTCAGTGGTTAGCTGAGCTGCCAGTTTCGAGTATGCAGAAATATGGTTGGATTCCTAAAACTCGGTCGCCCGCTAGGAATCTAATTAATTGCCTCAGCTTTTTTGATGTTAATAATGTGGCTGCATGGCGAGAAATATATCGAAGTACTCCTGACTTGGCTAAATTTCGAACCTCGCAAGCTTTTAGTCCTCAACTCGGAGCAGTAGCCGCTTGGATTAAACAATGCGAAACTGAGGCAGAGTTTTTAGATTGTGCGCAGTGGGATCGAGAGAGATTTTTGTCATCGCTTTCGGAGATTCGCCGCCTAACATTAGAAGATGATCCTTCTGTCTTTCTTCCTGAGTTACAGAGAATTTGTGCTCAGTGCGGTGTCGCCGTTGTTATAGCTAGAACCCCAAGTGGATGTCAGGCAAGTGGGGCTACAAAATTTCTATCTGCTGATAAAGCACTTCTAATGTTGAGCTTCAGATATCTATCAGACGATCACTTTTGGTTTACATTCTTCCATGAAGCCGGTCACTTGATATTGCATGGTGAGGATTCAGTCTTCGTTGAGGGGGCTGATGTTGTCAGTGATGATCGTGAAAATGAAGCAAATACCTTCTCTCAGAATTTTCTAATTCCGCCTGAATATGCTGCTGAGCTACCGTCACTTAAAAATAACTTAAGAGCGATTATACGGTTTTCGCGAAAACTGGGAGTATCCCCTGGTATTGTGGTCGGACAGTTACAGCACCAAGGGATTATAAAGCCAAATCATATGCAAAATTTGAAAATTAGGTATCGCTGGCAGGGGACTGACTAA
- a CDS encoding amino acid permease, with protein sequence MSTSEHELQRGLGERHIRLMALGACIGVGLFLGSAKAIQMAGPAIMLSYIIGGLAILVIMRALGEMAVHNPVAGSFSRYAQDYLGPLAGFLTGWNYWFLWLVTCVAEITAVAIYMQIWFPDVDRWVWALLALASMGTINLITVRAFGEFEFWFALIKIVTIIAMVVAGAGMIVFGIGNGGIATGISNLWSHGGFMPNGIQGVLMSLQMVMFAYLGVEMIGLTAGEARNPQKTIPNAINSVFWRILLFYVGALFVIMSIYPWNEIGTQGSPFVMTFERLGIKTAAGIINFVVITAALSSCNGGIFSTGRMLYSLAQHGQAPKPFARTSGNGVPRNALLLSIFALLLGVLLNYLVPEKVFVWVTSIATFGAIWTWAMILLAQMKFRRSLSAAEQGKLQFKMWLFPLSSYLALAFLVLVVVLMAFFEETRIALYIGPAFLVLLTVLYKVLNLKAKFEADNAVGDLAS encoded by the coding sequence ATGTCCACCAGCGAACATGAACTGCAACGCGGCCTGGGTGAGCGGCACATCCGCCTCATGGCCCTCGGCGCCTGCATCGGCGTCGGCCTGTTCCTTGGCTCCGCCAAGGCGATCCAGATGGCCGGTCCCGCCATCATGCTCTCCTACATCATCGGTGGCCTCGCCATCCTCGTGATCATGCGCGCCCTCGGCGAGATGGCCGTGCACAACCCCGTGGCCGGCTCCTTCAGCCGCTACGCCCAGGACTACCTTGGCCCGCTGGCGGGCTTCCTCACCGGCTGGAACTACTGGTTCCTCTGGCTGGTGACCTGCGTCGCCGAGATCACCGCCGTCGCCATCTACATGCAGATCTGGTTCCCCGACGTGGACCGCTGGGTCTGGGCCCTGCTGGCCCTGGCGAGCATGGGCACCATCAACCTGATCACCGTGCGCGCCTTCGGCGAGTTCGAGTTCTGGTTCGCCCTGATCAAGATCGTCACCATCATCGCCATGGTCGTGGCCGGCGCCGGGATGATCGTCTTCGGCATCGGCAATGGCGGCATCGCCACCGGCATCAGCAACCTGTGGAGCCACGGCGGCTTCATGCCCAACGGCATCCAGGGCGTGCTCATGTCGCTGCAGATGGTCATGTTCGCCTACCTCGGCGTGGAGATGATCGGCCTCACCGCCGGTGAAGCGCGCAACCCGCAGAAGACCATCCCCAACGCCATCAACTCGGTGTTCTGGCGCATCCTGCTGTTCTACGTCGGCGCGCTGTTCGTGATCATGTCCATCTACCCGTGGAACGAGATCGGCACCCAGGGCAGCCCCTTCGTCATGACCTTCGAACGCCTCGGCATCAAGACCGCCGCCGGCATCATCAACTTCGTGGTCATCACCGCGGCGCTGAGCTCCTGCAACGGCGGCATCTTCAGCACCGGCCGCATGCTCTACAGCCTCGCCCAGCACGGCCAGGCGCCCAAGCCCTTCGCCCGCACCTCGGGTAACGGCGTACCGCGCAATGCGCTGCTGCTGTCCATCTTCGCCCTGCTGCTGGGCGTGCTGCTGAACTACCTGGTACCGGAGAAAGTGTTCGTCTGGGTCACCTCCATCGCCACCTTCGGCGCCATCTGGACCTGGGCCATGATCCTGCTCGCGCAGATGAAGTTCCGCCGCAGCCTGAGCGCGGCCGAGCAGGGCAAGCTGCAGTTCAAGATGTGGCTGTTCCCGCTCAGCTCCTACCTCGCCCTGGCCTTCCTGGTGCTGGTGGTGGTGCTGATGGCCTTCTTCGAGGAAACCCGCATCGCCCTGTACATCGGCCCGGCATTCCTCGTGCTGCTGACCGTGCTGTACAAGGTGCTCAACCTCAAGGCCAAGTTCGAAGCGGACAACGCGGTGGGCGATCTCGCTTCCTGA
- a CDS encoding acyl-CoA dehydrogenase C-terminal domain-containing protein, with amino-acid sequence MPAYRAPLRDMRFVFDEVLDAYTHLQALPSQGEFGADLGSAILDEAARLAEGVLAPLNSSGDKEGCHYDPATRAVKTPAGFREGYRQFAEGGWTALACPTEFGGQGLPHVLNMMVEEMVCSANLSLGMYPGLTHGAINALSAHGTREQQEAYLPKLISGEWTGTMCLTEPQCGTDLGLIRTRAEPQADGSYALSGTKIWITGGEHDLVENIVHLVLARLPDAPAGVKGISLFLVPKFLADGSRNPAFCGGLEHKMGIKGSATCVMNFEGAKGWLIGEPHKGLRCMFTMMNSARLMVGMQGLGIAENAYQISLGFARERLQSRSLSGPKAQDKPADPILVHPDVRRMLLRQKVMIEGSRALAYFTGLHQDIAHDHPDAEVRQQADDLVQLLTPVVKAFLTDEGFACANEGLQVMGGSGFTEDWGIEQLVRDCRITRIYEGTNGIQALDLVGRKLALGGGRAVRGFFQLVGEWLKANPEAAHVAKVDKALRQLQQATMWLATEGMKDPEQAGAAATPYLRLFALTALAWLWARMAQVAQAKLDAGSEEKTFYSAKLKSADFYMTRTLTETDGLLAEVMAGKASLMAFNEDEFAA; translated from the coding sequence ATGCCGGCCTACCGCGCGCCGCTCCGCGACATGCGCTTTGTGTTCGATGAAGTACTCGATGCCTATACGCACCTGCAGGCGTTGCCGTCCCAAGGGGAATTCGGCGCGGACCTGGGCAGCGCGATCCTCGACGAGGCGGCGCGCCTGGCTGAGGGCGTGCTAGCCCCGCTGAACAGCTCGGGCGACAAGGAAGGCTGTCATTACGACCCGGCGACCCGCGCGGTGAAGACGCCCGCCGGGTTCCGCGAGGGTTACCGCCAGTTCGCCGAAGGCGGCTGGACGGCGTTGGCCTGCCCCACCGAGTTCGGCGGCCAGGGCCTGCCCCATGTGCTGAACATGATGGTGGAGGAGATGGTGTGCTCGGCGAACCTGTCGCTGGGCATGTACCCGGGCCTGACCCACGGCGCCATCAATGCCCTCTCCGCCCACGGCACCCGCGAGCAGCAGGAGGCCTACCTGCCGAAACTGATCAGCGGTGAGTGGACCGGCACCATGTGCCTGACCGAGCCGCAGTGCGGCACGGACCTGGGGCTGATCCGCACCCGCGCCGAACCCCAGGCGGACGGCAGCTACGCGCTGAGCGGCACGAAGATCTGGATCACCGGCGGTGAGCACGATCTGGTGGAGAACATCGTCCACCTGGTGCTGGCCCGCCTGCCCGACGCGCCGGCCGGGGTGAAGGGGATTTCGCTGTTCCTGGTGCCCAAGTTCCTCGCCGATGGCAGCCGCAATCCGGCCTTCTGCGGCGGGCTGGAGCACAAGATGGGCATCAAGGGCTCGGCCACCTGCGTGATGAATTTCGAGGGTGCCAAGGGCTGGCTGATCGGCGAGCCCCACAAGGGCCTGCGCTGCATGTTCACGATGATGAACTCGGCACGCCTGATGGTCGGCATGCAGGGCCTGGGCATTGCCGAGAACGCCTACCAGATCAGCCTGGGCTTCGCGCGTGAGCGCCTGCAGAGCCGCTCGCTGAGCGGGCCGAAGGCGCAGGACAAGCCGGCCGACCCGATCCTGGTGCACCCGGACGTGCGGCGCATGCTGCTGCGCCAGAAGGTGATGATCGAGGGCAGCCGCGCGCTGGCCTACTTCACCGGCCTGCATCAGGACATCGCCCACGACCACCCGGACGCCGAGGTGCGCCAGCAGGCGGACGATCTGGTGCAGCTGCTGACGCCGGTGGTGAAGGCCTTTCTCACCGACGAGGGCTTCGCCTGCGCCAACGAGGGCCTGCAGGTGATGGGCGGCTCGGGCTTCACCGAGGACTGGGGCATCGAGCAGCTGGTGCGGGACTGCCGCATCACCCGCATCTACGAAGGCACCAACGGCATCCAGGCGTTGGACCTGGTGGGCCGCAAGCTGGCCCTGGGCGGTGGCCGTGCGGTGCGTGGCTTCTTCCAGTTGGTGGGTGAGTGGCTCAAGGCCAACCCCGAGGCGGCCCACGTGGCCAAGGTGGACAAGGCGCTGCGCCAGTTGCAGCAGGCGACGATGTGGCTGGCCACCGAAGGCATGAAGGACCCGGAACAGGCCGGCGCCGCCGCCACGCCCTACCTGCGTCTGTTCGCGCTGACCGCGCTGGCCTGGCTGTGGGCCCGCATGGCTCAGGTGGCCCAGGCCAAGCTGGACGCCGGCAGTGAGGAGAAGACCTTCTACAGCGCCAAGCTGAAGTCCGCCGACTTCTACATGACCCGAACCCTGACCGAGACCGACGGCCTGCTGGCCGAGGTGATGGCAGGCAAAGCATCCCTGATGGCGTTCAACGAGGACGAGTTCGCCGCATAG
- a CDS encoding DNA-binding protein — MSELGGKNYERWRNISGGKIRISTEEVGILAEAYPQFALWLISGRTEPENGHISPDSAPSA, encoded by the coding sequence TTGAGCGAGCTTGGTGGGAAGAACTACGAGCGCTGGCGCAATATCAGCGGCGGCAAAATCAGGATCAGCACAGAAGAAGTGGGCATCCTGGCCGAGGCTTATCCACAGTTCGCGCTCTGGCTGATCTCCGGGCGCACGGAGCCCGAGAACGGGCACATCAGCCCGGATAGCGCGCCCTCTGCGTGA
- a CDS encoding DNA-binding protein: MEQSGVVRFSKGARPERMNDFRCAPFCTQQVLAEMCGIEEITEDVVRGWVETRTIPTVKIGRRRVINLHRIRSDLEQGKTVFSAGDYANE; this comes from the coding sequence ATGGAACAGTCTGGAGTAGTGAGGTTCAGCAAGGGCGCAAGGCCCGAGCGAATGAACGATTTCCGCTGTGCGCCGTTTTGCACGCAGCAGGTGCTGGCTGAAATGTGCGGCATCGAGGAGATCACCGAGGACGTGGTGCGCGGCTGGGTCGAGACCCGAACGATCCCCACCGTGAAGATCGGGCGTCGTCGGGTGATCAATCTCCATCGCATTCGCAGCGACCTGGAACAGGGCAAGACGGTCTTCAGCGCAGGGGACTACGCGAATGAATAA